AAGGTCGTTCCACCTATCATGAAACAACCTTTATCATAAAGAAAACAGATTTGAAAGGTTTATCCGCAGCGTGAATACCCACAAGATTGGCAAGTTAAACAACCTTCCTGATATATTAAGGTTTCCTGGCCACAACTTGGGCATTTTTTTCCTTCAGCAGTCATACCGTCTGGAATATATTTTTTCAAAGCACGCTCTACCCCATTTTTCCATGTATTAATAGATTCGCTATTCAACTGTAATCCAGAAACGAGTTTAAGTACTTGATCTATAGGCATTCCATAACGCAATACTCCAGAAATAAGTTTAGCATAATTCCAATATTCAGGATCAAATTTATATGAAAGCCCTTCAATGGTAGTTTTGTATCCGCGTTTGTTAGTAAACTGAAAATCATACCGGCTGCGTCCGTCCTCATTTTTGTTTTTGATAATTTTACCTTCCACTATTTGTTTCGGCAATACAATTCCGTCGTCATCATCGGCTAATCCGGTAAAGATTTCATAAGGTCGTCCGTTAACCAATCCTACAAAAGCAATCCATTTTTCTTTGTTATTTTGAAAACGAACCACATCGCATGGTAATTCTTTCGGTCGCTCAATGACGTTATTATAACAGAAGCAGGATTGATCTTTTTCGTCTTTCTCACTTTGTGCTTCTTCAATTTTTTCCTGACTTGCTGTGACCAAGACGCCTGACCGAGAACCTTCGCGATAAACCGTGCATCCTTTACATCCTGATTTCCAAGCTTCTACATATAGTTGCCCAACTAGTTCTTCCGACACATCCGCTGGCAAATTAATGGTAACGCTAATGGAATGGTCAACCCATTTCTGAATTCGTCCCTGCATTTGAACTTTCTTCAACCAATCAACATCCGCTGAAGTTGCCTTATAATATGGTGATTTACTAATCATTTCATCCAACTCTGCTTTAGAATAGTGCTTGGCAGGATTATAGCCATTGGCTTCCATCCAAGTGACGAATTTATGGTGAAACACAATGTATTCTTCCCATGCGTCTCCAACTTCATCAATAAAATCAACATGTACATCGGCATCATTCGGATTTACTTTTCTACGACGACTGTAAACACATGAAAATGCAGGTTCAATACCCGACGTAGTTTGCGACATCATGCTAGTTGTACCTGTTGGAGCAATCGTTAAGCAAGCAATATTTCGACGCCCAAATTTTACCATCTGAGCATATAGGTCAGGATCAGCATCTTTAATTCGGATGATAAACGGATTATCTTTTTCTCGTTTGGCATTATATATTTCAAAAGCACCTCGTTCTTGTGCAAGCTTTACAGAAGAACGATAAGCAGACAAAGCGGTTACTTTATGTACTTTTTCGGAAAATTCATTTGCAGCATCTGTGCCATAAATCAATCCCAATGCGGCCAGCATATCACCTTCTGCTGTAGTTCCTACCCCTGTTCTGCGACCTAACAAGGTTTTATCTCTGATCTTTTCCCATAAATGACGTTCTGCCAGCTTAATAGCTTCATTTTCAGGATCGGAATCAATCTTATGTAGAATCTGATTGATTTTTTCCATCTCCAAATCAATAATGTCATCCATAATTCGTTGAGCATACATTACATGCTGGGCAAAAAGATCAAAATCAAAATAAGCATCTTTAGTAAAAGGATTCACAACGTATGAATAGAGATTAACAGCTAACAATCTGCAACTATCATATGGGCAAAGTGGAATTTCCCCACATGGATTTGTTGAGACGGTTTTGAAACCTAAATCAGCATAACAATCTGGAATAGATTCACGGATAATGGTATCCCAAAACAATACCCCCGGTTCAGCCGATTGCCATGCATTGTGGATGATTTTTTTCCATAAGAATTCTGCATCGATTTCTTTTACGTATTGAGGCTGATCTGATTGAATTGGAAACTGTTGTTTGTAGCTCTTGTGTTCAATAGCTGCCTGCATAAATTCATCGTCTATCTTAACCGAGACATTGGCACCTGTAACTTTACCCTGTTCTAATTTAGCATCAATGAAATCTTGAGAATCAGGATGCTTAATCGAAACACTTAACATTAATGCACCTCGCCTACCATCTTGTGCCACTTCACGGGTCGAATTGGAATAACGTTCCATAAAAGGAACAATTCCTGTGGATGTTAATGCCGAATTTTTGACAGGTGAGCCTTTCGGTCTAATCTGCGACAGATCATGCCCTACTCCACCACGACGTTTCATTAATTGCACCTGTTCTTCATCCAGTTTTATAATAGCGCCGTATGAATCAGATTGTCCATCAATACCAATAACAAAACAGTTTGACAACGAAGCAACCTGATATGTGTTACCAATACCAGTCATTGGGCTTCCCTGGGGAATAATGTAACGAAAATTGCGTAATAACTCGAAGATCTGATTTTCGGTAAGAGCATTTGGATAGTTTTGTTCAATGCGTGCAATTTCAGATGCAATCCGATGATGCATATCCTCGGGGGTGCTCTCGAAGATATTTCCAAATGAATCTTTCAATGCATACTTATTGATCCAAACTCGGGCCGCAAGTTCGTCTCCCTGAAAATAAGCCAATGATGCTTGAAAGGCTTCGTCAAAGGTGTAAATTTTTGTGTCCATATTCTAGAAAGTTGATGTTATAGGCTATCTTATGTCGCTTGAA
The sequence above is drawn from the Microbacter margulisiae genome and encodes:
- a CDS encoding adenosylcobalamin-dependent ribonucleoside-diphosphate reductase; the encoded protein is MDTKIYTFDEAFQASLAYFQGDELAARVWINKYALKDSFGNIFESTPEDMHHRIASEIARIEQNYPNALTENQIFELLRNFRYIIPQGSPMTGIGNTYQVASLSNCFVIGIDGQSDSYGAIIKLDEEQVQLMKRRGGVGHDLSQIRPKGSPVKNSALTSTGIVPFMERYSNSTREVAQDGRRGALMLSVSIKHPDSQDFIDAKLEQGKVTGANVSVKIDDEFMQAAIEHKSYKQQFPIQSDQPQYVKEIDAEFLWKKIIHNAWQSAEPGVLFWDTIIRESIPDCYADLGFKTVSTNPCGEIPLCPYDSCRLLAVNLYSYVVNPFTKDAYFDFDLFAQHVMYAQRIMDDIIDLEMEKINQILHKIDSDPENEAIKLAERHLWEKIRDKTLLGRRTGVGTTAEGDMLAALGLIYGTDAANEFSEKVHKVTALSAYRSSVKLAQERGAFEIYNAKREKDNPFIIRIKDADPDLYAQMVKFGRRNIACLTIAPTGTTSMMSQTTSGIEPAFSCVYSRRRKVNPNDADVHVDFIDEVGDAWEEYIVFHHKFVTWMEANGYNPAKHYSKAELDEMISKSPYYKATSADVDWLKKVQMQGRIQKWVDHSISVTINLPADVSEELVGQLYVEAWKSGCKGCTVYREGSRSGVLVTASQEKIEEAQSEKDEKDQSCFCYNNVIERPKELPCDVVRFQNNKEKWIAFVGLVNGRPYEIFTGLADDDDGIVLPKQIVEGKIIKNKNEDGRSRYDFQFTNKRGYKTTIEGLSYKFDPEYWNYAKLISGVLRYGMPIDQVLKLVSGLQLNSESINTWKNGVERALKKYIPDGMTAEGKKCPSCGQETLIYQEGCLTCQSCGYSRCG